The following are encoded in a window of Thermoplasmata archaeon genomic DNA:
- a CDS encoding amidohydrolase, producing the protein MTGVLIENADFVVGKKLLRNASVYIEEGKILWVGKGKVPAGVEKIDARECVVLPALVNAHTHLPETVLRGICDDRNLQEWLNDYIWPAENKLTAKGAEIAALLGCAELIHNGIGFFIDQYFYAKEIAESVVKSGIKGLLCPSVFDNCPEGKTIEKQFSIAKNFVEEWQGKHERVFVGIGPHAPYTVSDDYLASIAEFARRKNIHVHIHLSETEWENKESRNRFGETPAERLHRIGILNEKTLLAHCVHLNEKDVELIANSKATILHCPQSNLKLSSGIAKIENLRNSINVLIGTDGNASNNNLDVLEELRTACMLQKYLFGPEAMPLNSAFKMVSSNAGVLGCSYKGEIEEGMPADIAVLPIRKPHLQPAHDILSNVIYSANGTDVSDLIVDGKVVMRDYKILTFDEEKVIDDVRKIAERIEGKNKARV; encoded by the coding sequence ATGACTGGTGTGTTGATAGAGAATGCTGATTTTGTGGTTGGAAAAAAGCTGTTGCGAAATGCCTCGGTTTACATTGAGGAGGGAAAAATCCTCTGGGTGGGAAAAGGAAAAGTGCCTGCTGGCGTTGAAAAAATTGATGCCAGAGAATGCGTTGTCCTGCCTGCTCTCGTGAATGCACACACACATCTACCAGAGACGGTGCTAAGAGGCATCTGCGATGACAGAAATCTCCAGGAATGGTTAAATGATTATATCTGGCCTGCAGAAAATAAACTCACAGCAAAGGGTGCTGAGATTGCTGCACTGCTGGGATGTGCGGAGCTAATTCACAACGGAATCGGATTCTTCATAGACCAGTATTTTTATGCAAAGGAGATTGCAGAGAGTGTGGTAAAATCAGGCATCAAGGGATTGCTTTGTCCAAGCGTATTTGACAACTGCCCAGAAGGGAAGACAATAGAGAAACAGTTCTCAATTGCAAAAAATTTTGTTGAGGAATGGCAGGGAAAGCATGAGCGAGTTTTTGTGGGGATAGGCCCCCATGCACCATACACGGTAAGTGATGATTATCTTGCCAGCATCGCAGAATTTGCCCGCAGAAAAAACATTCATGTGCACATCCATCTTTCTGAAACGGAATGGGAAAATAAAGAAAGCCGGAATAGATTCGGGGAGACCCCTGCTGAGAGATTGCATAGAATTGGTATTCTCAACGAAAAAACTTTGCTTGCTCATTGTGTTCATTTAAACGAGAAAGATGTGGAGTTGATTGCGAATTCGAAAGCCACAATTCTTCACTGTCCTCAAAGCAACCTGAAGCTCTCATCTGGCATTGCGAAAATTGAGAACTTGCGAAATAGTATCAATGTCTTGATTGGAACTGATGGCAATGCCTCCAACAACAATCTGGATGTGCTCGAGGAATTGAGAACTGCCTGCATGCTCCAGAAGTATCTTTTTGGTCCAGAAGCGATGCCGCTCAACAGTGCGTTCAAAATGGTTTCTTCAAATGCTGGTGTGCTGGGTTGTAGTTACAAGGGGGAGATAGAAGAGGGGATGCCTGCAGACATTGCAGTGCTACCTATCAGAAAGCCACATCTACAACCGGCTCACGATATACTTTCCAATGTTATTTATTCCGCAAATGGCACAGATGTCAGTGATTTGATTGTGGATGGGAAGGTTGTGATGCGAGATTATAAAATTCTTACCTTTGATGAGGAAAAGGTGATTGATGATGTGAGAAAGATTGCTGAGAGAATTGAAGGTAAGAACAAAGCTAGAGTATAA